The window GCCGCCCAGGTAGTCCTCCAGGGTCCGACGGACTGTACCCTGGGCGCCGGTGGCGACCTCGATGCCGTGGTGATCGAAGATATCAATGGCACGCCGCCCCATCCCCCCGGCAATCATCACCGTCACGTCCTGGGACTTGATGAACAGCGGTATCTTGCCGGGGCTGTGTTCGTCGTAATGCGGGTTGGCCACGACGCGCACGGGACCGATGCTGCCGTCCTCGCTTTCCACGATGACGTAGTACGGGCAGCGACCGAAGTGGTGGCTCACG is drawn from bacterium and contains these coding sequences:
- a CDS encoding NifB/NifX family molybdenum-iron cluster-binding protein, which translates into the protein MPDKRLIAVAAEDDRGLESNVSHHFGRCPYYVIVESEDGSIGPVRVVANPHYDEHSPGKIPLFIKSQDVTVMIAGGMGRRAIDIFDHHGIEVATGAQGTVRRTLEDYLGGRLSGYDPCSGREGGHDHGDHH